From the Bacillota bacterium genome, one window contains:
- a CDS encoding pyruvate, phosphate dikinase produces the protein MPQEKKYVYFFGGGKAEGTAAMRNLLGGKGANIAEMTNLGIPVPPGYTISTEVCTIYYESGGKYPPEIERQIDENLKKLEDLMGRKLGDPDNPLLVSVRSGARVSMPGMMDTVLNLGLNDQTVKGLIKNTNNERFAYDAYRRFIQMFGSVVLGLSHDDFEEIIDEKKKELGVTLDTELDAEALKDLVVKFKAMIKQKKGIDFPEDARKQLDMARDAVFRSWNNPRAITYRKIHGIPGDWGTAVNVQAMVFGNMGDDSGTGVAFTRDPATGEKKYYGDYLRNAQGEDVVAGIRTPKPISELEKEMPEIYRQLTEIFEKLERHYRDVQDVEFTIQQGKLYMLQTRNAKRTAQAAVKIACDMVREGLITKEEALLRVEPAQLDQLLHKRIDPKAKLQVVAKGVAASPGAAVGAVVFTADDAAARGGKGEKVILVRKETSPDDIHGMAAAQGILTTRGGKTSHAAVVARGMGTPCVSGCEAITVNEAARQFTVAGHVVKEGDIITIDGTDGRVILGEAPLIEPSISGDFEMLMNWANEVRVLGVRANADTPHDASTARKFGAGGIGLCRTEHMFFAEERVPIVQQMILADTTEARKAALDKLLPMQKSDFLAILKEMNGLPVIIRLLDPPLHEFLPSREELLVDVTKLKIQGGSPEELEQKETLLARVDKLHEINPMLGHRGCRLGITYPEITEMQARAIFEAACELTKEGYTIIPEVMIPVVGHVNEISIAREIVERVAKEVISSYGVKLDYKIGTMIELPRACMTADEIATQAEFFSFGTNDLTQTTFGFSRDDAEGKFLPYYLEHNILEHNPFEVLDRKGVGALIEIAVGKGRKTRPDLEVGICGEHGGEPSSVEFCHIAGLDYVSCSPYRVPIAILAAAQAELKHPRARKEAVKAEYSTV, from the coding sequence ATGCCACAGGAGAAGAAGTATGTATACTTCTTTGGCGGCGGTAAGGCCGAAGGTACAGCGGCGATGAGAAACCTCCTTGGAGGTAAGGGCGCCAATATCGCTGAAATGACGAATCTCGGGATCCCGGTGCCGCCAGGCTATACCATTTCCACAGAGGTGTGCACTATTTACTATGAAAGCGGAGGCAAATATCCCCCGGAAATAGAACGGCAGATCGACGAAAATCTGAAGAAATTGGAAGATCTAATGGGGCGGAAATTGGGCGATCCCGATAATCCGCTCCTGGTATCTGTCCGTTCAGGCGCACGGGTTTCAATGCCAGGCATGATGGACACGGTCCTCAACCTCGGTCTCAATGATCAAACGGTCAAAGGGCTCATCAAGAACACAAATAACGAGCGGTTTGCCTATGATGCATACCGCAGGTTCATCCAGATGTTTGGTTCAGTGGTGTTAGGACTCTCCCATGACGATTTTGAGGAAATAATCGATGAGAAGAAGAAGGAACTGGGTGTCACCCTTGATACCGAGCTCGACGCTGAGGCCCTCAAGGATCTAGTAGTGAAATTCAAGGCTATGATAAAACAGAAGAAGGGCATAGACTTCCCTGAGGATGCAAGAAAGCAGCTGGACATGGCCCGGGATGCCGTATTCCGTTCGTGGAACAACCCAAGAGCTATTACATATCGCAAGATTCATGGAATCCCCGGAGATTGGGGTACTGCTGTAAATGTACAGGCCATGGTCTTCGGTAACATGGGCGATGATTCAGGAACAGGCGTTGCCTTCACTCGCGACCCTGCTACCGGTGAGAAGAAATACTATGGTGACTACCTCAGGAACGCTCAGGGTGAGGATGTAGTCGCCGGAATCAGGACCCCCAAGCCTATTTCAGAGCTGGAAAAGGAGATGCCTGAGATATATCGGCAGCTTACTGAGATCTTTGAGAAGCTGGAAAGGCACTACAGAGATGTACAGGATGTGGAATTCACCATTCAGCAAGGGAAACTCTACATGCTTCAGACCCGAAACGCTAAGCGCACGGCGCAGGCGGCTGTCAAGATCGCGTGTGACATGGTAAGAGAGGGGCTCATTACGAAAGAAGAGGCGCTTTTACGCGTCGAGCCTGCTCAGCTTGACCAGCTGCTCCATAAGCGTATCGACCCCAAGGCTAAATTGCAGGTTGTAGCTAAAGGCGTCGCAGCATCTCCGGGAGCTGCGGTAGGGGCTGTCGTCTTCACTGCCGATGACGCGGCGGCTAGAGGCGGAAAAGGTGAAAAGGTCATCCTCGTCCGCAAAGAGACCTCGCCGGATGATATTCATGGAATGGCGGCTGCGCAGGGCATTCTAACGACGCGCGGTGGCAAGACGAGCCATGCGGCTGTAGTCGCGAGAGGCATGGGGACTCCATGTGTTTCAGGCTGCGAGGCCATAACAGTCAATGAAGCAGCCCGCCAGTTTACCGTGGCCGGGCATGTGGTGAAAGAGGGCGACATAATAACCATAGATGGCACTGACGGGCGCGTTATACTTGGTGAGGCCCCCCTCATCGAGCCGAGCATAAGCGGTGATTTTGAGATGCTCATGAACTGGGCAAATGAGGTGCGCGTGCTAGGCGTGAGGGCCAATGCTGATACTCCGCACGATGCCAGCACTGCAAGGAAATTCGGAGCTGGCGGCATCGGTCTCTGCCGTACTGAGCATATGTTCTTTGCCGAAGAGCGCGTGCCAATAGTACAGCAGATGATCCTTGCCGATACCACTGAAGCTCGTAAGGCGGCATTGGATAAGCTCCTCCCGATGCAGAAGTCAGACTTTTTGGCCATTCTCAAGGAGATGAACGGGCTTCCTGTAATAATTAGGCTTCTAGATCCGCCTTTGCATGAGTTCTTGCCGAGTCGTGAGGAGCTCCTGGTCGATGTCACGAAGCTCAAGATTCAAGGTGGCTCGCCTGAGGAACTCGAGCAGAAGGAGACCCTCCTGGCTCGAGTCGACAAGCTCCACGAGATCAACCCCATGCTGGGCCACCGTGGCTGTAGACTAGGGATCACTTATCCTGAGATCACTGAGATGCAGGCCAGGGCCATTTTTGAGGCCGCATGCGAACTCACCAAGGAGGGATATACGATTATCCCTGAGGTCATGATACCGGTTGTCGGGCATGTGAATGAAATCTCTATCGCTAGAGAAATAGTGGAACGCGTGGCCAAAGAGGTAATCTCCTCATATGGCGTCAAGCTCGACTACAAGATCGGGACCATGATCGAGCTTCCAAGGGCATGTATGACAGCCGACGAGATTGCAACTCAGGCCGAGTTCTTCTCTTTCGGCACCAATGACTTGACCCAGACGACATTCGGGTTTAGCCGCGATGATGCAGAGGGCAAGTTCCTCCCATACTATCTAGAGCATAACATCCTAGAGCACAACCCATTTGAGGTGCTAGATAGGAAGGGCGTAGGTGCCCTGATCGAAATAGCTGTTGGAAAGGGACGCAAAACCCGCCCTGATCTCGAGGTCGGTATCTGCGGCGAACATGGTGGCGAGCCGAGCTCTGTGGAATTCTGCCATATAGCGGGCCTTGACTATGTGAGCTGCTCTCCATACAGAGTGCCTATTGCCATCCTGGCCGCGGCACAGGCAGAGTTGAAGCATCCTAGAGCCAGGAAGGAAGCTGTAAAGGCCGAGTATTCGACTGTATAG
- the fusA gene encoding elongation factor G, which produces MGKLTCEQIRNVALISHGGAGKTSLTEAILFDCGKIDRLGRVDEGTTTTDYDPEEVKRKISINVALAPCDWNGCKINILDAPGYADFLGDTIGALRVSDAAVMLVCASSGVEVGTETLWQVADERNLPRLVLINKMDRENADFYKVTDAIRAKFGTHVVPIQLPIGAQESFKGVVDLIAMKAIFFDGGGKKTMVGEIPQDLAERAQEYRKMLIEAAVGDDDELIMKYLGDEELTDEEIRRGLRKTVVSGKTVPILCGSGLKNIGVQPLLDSITAFLPSPADRPEVEGTDKSTGSRRKVPNSVDAPACALVFKTMADPFVGKLTYFRVYSGVIRSDSQVFNVTKGVQERIGQIFFMRGKQQEATDEVTAGDIAAVAKLQETSTSDTLCDKEFPVVLDPIAFPRPTLSLAVRPKSKGDEDKIGAGLARLAEEDPTFVVRKDAETGEVLVSGMGEQHLEVVADRLKRKFGAEVTLDNPKIPYRETIRGTVKVEGKHKKQTGGRGQYGHVWLELEPLPPGSGFEFVDKIFGGAVPRQYIPAVEKGIRETMSEGVLAGYPMVDFRATLYDGSYHPVDSSEMAFKIAASMALKKGAADAKPVLLEPIMNVEVVVPEAYMGDIMGDLNKRRGKILGMEPQGHTQVIKAQVPMAEMFKYAIDLRSITGGRGHFSMEFSHYEEVPAQISQQIIEAAKKEKEREKE; this is translated from the coding sequence TTGGGGAAACTGACATGCGAGCAAATACGGAACGTCGCCCTGATCTCCCACGGGGGGGCCGGGAAAACTAGCCTTACAGAAGCCATTCTATTTGATTGTGGGAAGATAGACAGGCTTGGGCGCGTCGACGAGGGTACCACCACAACCGACTATGATCCGGAGGAAGTCAAGCGGAAGATATCTATCAACGTAGCCTTGGCTCCATGCGATTGGAACGGATGCAAGATCAACATCCTGGATGCGCCAGGATACGCTGACTTTTTAGGCGATACGATCGGCGCTCTACGAGTATCGGATGCTGCAGTAATGTTGGTTTGCGCGTCTTCCGGCGTGGAAGTTGGCACCGAGACCCTCTGGCAGGTCGCTGATGAGAGAAATCTTCCAAGATTGGTCCTCATTAACAAGATGGATAGGGAAAATGCTGACTTTTACAAAGTTACAGATGCTATAAGAGCAAAGTTCGGGACCCATGTCGTACCTATTCAGCTGCCTATCGGGGCTCAGGAGTCATTTAAAGGTGTCGTTGATCTGATTGCCATGAAGGCCATATTCTTCGATGGCGGCGGCAAGAAGACCATGGTAGGCGAGATTCCTCAGGATTTGGCAGAAAGGGCTCAGGAATATCGCAAGATGCTGATAGAGGCTGCTGTCGGCGATGATGACGAGCTCATTATGAAGTATCTTGGTGATGAGGAGCTTACAGACGAAGAGATCAGACGCGGCCTGCGGAAAACAGTCGTCTCGGGGAAGACTGTACCCATTTTATGCGGGTCCGGCCTCAAGAATATTGGAGTGCAGCCTCTTCTCGACTCAATAACAGCTTTCCTGCCATCGCCGGCCGACAGGCCTGAAGTGGAAGGGACAGATAAGTCAACAGGCTCCAGACGGAAGGTTCCCAACAGTGTAGATGCGCCGGCTTGCGCCTTGGTTTTCAAAACCATGGCTGATCCTTTCGTGGGGAAACTCACATACTTTAGGGTCTATTCCGGGGTTATACGTTCGGATAGCCAGGTCTTCAACGTTACAAAGGGCGTCCAGGAGCGTATAGGTCAGATTTTCTTCATGAGAGGCAAACAACAGGAAGCGACCGATGAGGTTACTGCCGGTGACATAGCGGCCGTCGCCAAACTTCAAGAGACATCCACAAGTGATACACTGTGTGATAAGGAATTCCCTGTTGTGCTTGACCCCATAGCATTCCCAAGACCGACGCTTTCCCTGGCGGTCCGTCCCAAGAGCAAAGGCGACGAGGATAAGATAGGAGCCGGGCTTGCAAGGCTCGCTGAAGAGGATCCTACATTTGTAGTTCGCAAGGATGCGGAGACTGGTGAAGTGCTGGTTTCCGGGATGGGGGAGCAGCACCTTGAGGTTGTGGCTGACCGCTTGAAGAGGAAATTTGGCGCTGAAGTAACGCTGGACAATCCGAAGATACCTTACAGGGAGACCATACGTGGGACTGTCAAAGTGGAAGGCAAGCATAAAAAGCAAACCGGCGGCCGCGGGCAGTATGGCCATGTATGGCTGGAGCTCGAACCTCTGCCTCCTGGCTCCGGATTTGAATTTGTGGACAAGATCTTTGGAGGCGCGGTGCCGAGGCAGTATATCCCCGCCGTCGAGAAAGGCATCAGGGAGACCATGTCTGAAGGAGTCCTGGCGGGTTACCCGATGGTAGATTTCAGGGCCACACTTTACGATGGCTCATACCACCCTGTTGATTCGTCAGAAATGGCCTTCAAGATCGCTGCCTCCATGGCTTTGAAAAAGGGCGCCGCTGATGCGAAACCGGTGCTCCTTGAGCCAATCATGAATGTTGAGGTCGTGGTGCCGGAAGCCTACATGGGTGACATCATGGGAGATCTCAACAAGAGAAGAGGCAAGATCCTGGGAATGGAGCCGCAGGGCCATACTCAGGTCATCAAGGCTCAGGTCCCGATGGCCGAGATGTTCAAATACGCCATTGATCTCCGGTCCATAACTGGAGGCCGCGGGCATTTCAGCATGGAATTCTCGCATTACGAAGAAGTGCCGGCGCAAATAAGTCAGCAGATAATCGAAGCTGCAAAGAAAGAAAAGGAAAGGGAAAAGGAATAA
- a CDS encoding DNA primase: MSARFSSAELEEIRIRNDIIEVISEYVPLRESGRGYKALCPFHSERTPSFTVSPEKQLFHCFGCGAGGDVFTFIMKIENLDFPGAVRFLADRAGIKPRDMPVGKGYVQVDREQLYKVNELAADFFKKALLSKGSGERALLYIKSRGITMETIEKFRLGYAYPEWDRLTSRFSHLGISLPAAEKAGLVVKRKDGSGYYDRFRDRVMFAICDRRGRVIGFGGRVLDDTQPKYLNSAESPVFNKRHNLYGLYHAHESISKHGRAILVEGYTDVLALHQAGFDCAVASLGTALTPEQAKLLGMLAREVVLAYDPDVAGKMATLRGLELLLQAGLTVKVAELPEGLDPDEVIRNKGREFFAGIIDNAVGYIDYRLRVSLEKRSLDSTEDRVAIAREMVPVLASLPGVVARREYVAMVASRLGLAEDSLWNDVLGYQHRMPGSAVRQQEGAGPRRYMAPLKDKNGENGNTISRRDNLGKAYREAEATLLHLAIEDPEILARIEEEIGVEGFHYPEHQKIYSAILEASGHAARALAILGEGRERNLAQDIFSRELPCEEPGLRERVMKDCIRLVRERQLRLKIASLEEKMRLAEKKGETEKSNELLLELQQLAERLSRELPHT, encoded by the coding sequence TTGTCAGCGCGATTCTCAAGCGCAGAGCTCGAGGAGATCAGAATTAGAAATGATATTATAGAGGTAATATCCGAATATGTCCCGCTCCGCGAGTCTGGGAGGGGGTATAAGGCTCTTTGCCCGTTTCATAGTGAACGTACCCCGTCTTTCACGGTCTCTCCCGAAAAGCAATTATTTCACTGCTTTGGCTGCGGCGCCGGAGGGGATGTCTTCACATTCATCATGAAGATCGAGAACCTCGACTTTCCGGGGGCAGTTCGATTCCTCGCCGACAGGGCCGGAATAAAGCCTCGCGATATGCCGGTGGGGAAGGGATATGTTCAGGTTGATAGGGAACAACTCTATAAGGTCAATGAGCTGGCTGCGGACTTTTTCAAGAAGGCATTGCTTTCAAAGGGCTCAGGAGAAAGGGCTCTCCTTTACATCAAGTCACGCGGGATCACCATGGAGACCATTGAGAAATTCAGACTTGGATACGCATATCCGGAATGGGATCGTCTGACTTCGCGCTTCTCGCATCTGGGGATATCTCTCCCGGCCGCCGAGAAAGCCGGTCTCGTGGTGAAGAGGAAGGATGGGTCCGGATACTATGACAGGTTTCGAGACAGAGTGATGTTTGCTATTTGCGACCGGCGGGGACGAGTTATTGGGTTTGGCGGTAGGGTGCTGGATGATACCCAGCCAAAGTACCTTAATTCAGCAGAGTCGCCGGTTTTCAATAAAAGGCATAATCTCTATGGTCTATATCATGCTCATGAATCCATCTCTAAGCATGGCAGGGCTATTTTGGTCGAAGGATATACCGACGTTTTAGCGCTGCATCAGGCCGGTTTTGACTGCGCCGTAGCATCGCTTGGGACCGCCCTTACTCCTGAACAGGCGAAGCTGCTGGGGATGTTGGCCAGGGAAGTGGTTTTAGCTTATGATCCCGATGTAGCTGGTAAGATGGCCACTTTGCGGGGGCTTGAGTTGCTCCTCCAGGCTGGCTTGACCGTCAAGGTGGCGGAATTGCCAGAAGGCCTCGATCCAGATGAAGTAATTCGCAATAAGGGTAGAGAGTTCTTCGCCGGGATCATTGACAATGCCGTAGGTTATATAGATTATCGGCTGCGAGTCTCGCTCGAAAAAAGAAGCCTGGACTCCACCGAGGATCGTGTGGCAATTGCCAGGGAGATGGTACCTGTCCTGGCATCGTTGCCCGGAGTTGTTGCTCGCAGAGAGTATGTAGCAATGGTTGCTTCAAGACTGGGCCTTGCAGAAGATTCTTTATGGAACGATGTCTTAGGTTATCAGCACAGAATGCCCGGAAGCGCTGTCCGGCAACAAGAAGGGGCAGGACCCAGAAGGTATATGGCCCCTCTAAAGGATAAAAATGGAGAAAACGGAAATACTATCTCCAGGCGAGATAACCTGGGGAAAGCTTACCGGGAAGCAGAAGCTACCTTGCTTCATCTTGCCATCGAGGATCCTGAGATTCTCGCAAGGATCGAGGAGGAGATTGGCGTAGAAGGTTTTCATTACCCTGAGCACCAGAAGATATATAGCGCGATTCTCGAAGCCTCGGGCCATGCAGCGCGCGCCCTTGCAATCCTGGGGGAAGGCCGCGAGCGAAATCTCGCTCAAGACATTTTCTCCAGGGAGCTGCCTTGCGAGGAACCAGGGCTCAGGGAACGTGTCATGAAGGATTGTATACGTCTCGTGCGCGAGAGGCAGTTGCGGTTGAAGATCGCGTCTCTCGAAGAAAAGATGCGTCTGGCAGAGAAAAAGGGGGAGACTGAGAAATCAAACGAACTTTTGCTAGAACTTCAGCAATTAGCCGAGAGACTAAGCCGGGAATTGCCGCATACCTGA
- a CDS encoding tRNA 2-thiocytidine biosynthesis protein TtcA → MKIEPIKEGRQSLPKRYVRRLWRAIVEFELLKPGDRILVGFSGGKDSAFLLYALSVIRNSGPIPFDLGALTVDLGFDEPFDRDRLHEFCTRLDVPFNIEMTQISRAALSPESKQNPCSLCAHLRRGAINGFAKMQGYNKVALAHHHDDAVVTFLMSIIYSGQIQTFSPATYLSDTGLTVIRPLVYFREYEIQKAVALTGFEPLTSPCPVTKVNKRREISDLIRNLVRKDASIYQKLSRAIRRDAVKELWPPVPSREQMRLLHLKLFGTL, encoded by the coding sequence ATGAAGATCGAACCTATAAAGGAAGGCAGACAGAGCCTGCCGAAACGATATGTGCGGCGACTCTGGAGAGCCATCGTGGAGTTTGAACTACTCAAGCCTGGTGACCGTATACTCGTGGGTTTCTCCGGGGGGAAAGACAGCGCATTTCTGCTTTATGCGCTGTCCGTGATCCGGAATTCGGGCCCCATCCCCTTCGACTTGGGCGCCCTTACCGTTGACCTTGGATTTGACGAGCCTTTTGATAGAGATCGCCTGCATGAATTCTGCACAAGGCTCGATGTGCCTTTTAATATCGAAATGACGCAGATCTCACGGGCCGCCCTTTCGCCCGAGAGCAAACAAAATCCATGTTCACTGTGTGCGCACTTAAGGCGCGGCGCAATCAACGGCTTCGCCAAGATGCAGGGATATAATAAAGTAGCCCTCGCTCATCATCATGACGATGCGGTAGTGACATTTCTCATGAGCATAATCTATTCCGGCCAGATTCAGACATTCAGTCCTGCCACTTATTTAAGTGACACAGGGCTGACTGTCATAAGGCCTCTCGTTTACTTCCGCGAATATGAGATCCAGAAGGCTGTAGCCCTTACGGGTTTTGAACCTCTCACGAGCCCCTGTCCAGTCACAAAAGTAAACAAACGAAGAGAGATATCCGATCTCATCAGAAATCTCGTGAGAAAGGATGCCTCGATATATCAGAAACTTTCCAGGGCTATAAGGCGCGACGCCGTCAAGGAACTCTGGCCGCCGGTTCCATCGCGGGAACAGATGAGACTGCTTCATCTCAAACTTTTTGGGACACTTTGA
- a CDS encoding GTPase, translating into MILRKPEKVVIMGAAGRDFHNFNTFFRDNPDYEVVAFTATQIPNIEGRRYPPVLAGPRYPEGIEILPEEDLPKLIKEKAVDKVVFAYSDVSHQYVMHRASLVLSQGPDFLLMGPKTTMLKAEVPVISVCAVRTGVGKSQTTRRVSQILRAHGVKTVVVRHPMPYGRLDEQVCQRFENYEDLDRHECTIEEREEYEPHIAQGHIVYAGVDYGEILEKAQSEAQIILWDGGNNDLPFYEPDLHIVLVDPHRPGHEVSYHPGETNLRMADIVIVNKVDTTDPGNIEKTLANVKAANPKAAVITADSPITLDNEAAVAGKRALVVEDGPTLTHGGMAYGAGVIAAKKAGATTLVDPEEYAVGSIKDTLRKYPDLEPLLPAMGYSATQISELEETIRKTPCDVVVIGTPIDLRRVIRIDKPTARARYELVETGGRTLEDLIGERLRLW; encoded by the coding sequence ATCATCTTGCGAAAGCCAGAGAAAGTGGTGATAATGGGAGCTGCCGGACGAGATTTCCATAATTTTAACACATTTTTCAGAGACAATCCGGATTATGAAGTTGTTGCGTTTACGGCTACGCAGATTCCGAACATAGAGGGTCGCCGCTACCCGCCTGTGCTTGCAGGGCCCAGGTATCCAGAAGGCATCGAAATCCTTCCTGAGGAAGATCTACCTAAGCTCATAAAGGAAAAGGCTGTGGATAAGGTAGTCTTTGCGTACAGTGATGTCTCTCATCAATATGTGATGCACAGGGCGTCACTGGTGTTAAGTCAAGGTCCTGATTTCTTGCTTATGGGGCCTAAAACCACGATGCTCAAAGCCGAAGTGCCCGTCATTTCGGTTTGCGCCGTCCGCACAGGGGTAGGGAAAAGTCAAACAACCCGAAGGGTGTCCCAGATACTCAGGGCACATGGCGTGAAAACAGTGGTCGTGAGACATCCCATGCCTTACGGGAGACTCGATGAGCAGGTGTGCCAGAGGTTTGAGAATTATGAGGATCTCGACCGGCATGAATGTACCATTGAAGAAAGGGAGGAATACGAGCCTCACATCGCGCAGGGACACATAGTCTACGCAGGCGTTGATTATGGTGAGATTCTAGAAAAGGCTCAGTCTGAGGCGCAGATCATACTGTGGGATGGGGGGAACAATGATCTGCCATTCTATGAGCCGGATCTTCATATCGTCCTAGTGGACCCACATCGGCCGGGACATGAGGTGTCCTATCACCCCGGCGAGACTAACCTCAGGATGGCTGATATCGTTATCGTAAACAAGGTAGACACGACAGACCCTGGAAATATTGAGAAGACTCTGGCAAATGTCAAAGCTGCAAACCCCAAGGCTGCAGTTATAACCGCCGATTCACCTATCACACTAGATAACGAGGCCGCAGTGGCTGGCAAGAGAGCGCTAGTGGTCGAGGATGGCCCTACGCTAACCCATGGTGGTATGGCCTATGGGGCTGGGGTAATAGCCGCGAAAAAGGCAGGAGCCACCACCTTGGTGGACCCTGAAGAATATGCTGTCGGAAGCATCAAGGATACGCTGCGCAAATATCCTGACCTTGAACCTCTTCTTCCAGCTATGGGTTATAGCGCGACCCAGATCTCCGAACTCGAGGAGACTATAAGGAAGACCCCGTGTGACGTGGTGGTGATAGGCACCCCTATAGATCTGAGGCGGGTTATAAGGATTGACAAACCAACTGCCCGGGCGAGATACGAACTCGTTGAGACAGGGGGAAGGACCCTTGAGGATCTCATCGGGGAAAGACTTCGCCTTTGGTGA
- a CDS encoding Gx transporter family protein, which yields MALSGDHNQIKRLTSIAILISCSLILYLVEAMIPVPLPVPGAKLGLANVVTLISIVLLRPYDALLVVAVRCLLGSLLSGNLASFWFSIAGSTLATIVMSIAFSRFNSYLSLAGISVLGGVFHNIGQLFVAAIMVQSFGIYFYLPFLIIAGVISGYLVGLIAQMTLRGLAKAGAWLGPVKIMGPARVEIAGKDPQGARSTGL from the coding sequence TTGGCGCTTTCAGGAGATCATAATCAGATAAAACGCCTTACATCTATAGCCATACTCATATCCTGTAGTCTGATCCTCTACCTGGTAGAGGCCATGATTCCGGTCCCACTGCCGGTTCCTGGCGCGAAACTCGGGCTTGCCAATGTGGTCACTTTGATCTCTATAGTGCTGCTCAGGCCATACGATGCATTGCTGGTAGTCGCCGTCCGCTGCCTCCTTGGCTCACTTTTGAGCGGCAATCTTGCCAGCTTTTGGTTCAGTATAGCTGGCTCCACCCTGGCCACCATCGTGATGAGCATAGCATTTTCACGCTTCAACTCTTATTTGAGCCTTGCCGGGATAAGCGTCCTGGGCGGGGTATTTCACAATATAGGACAGCTGTTTGTTGCTGCCATAATGGTACAGAGCTTTGGTATATACTTCTACCTGCCTTTCCTGATCATAGCCGGTGTAATCTCAGGATATCTGGTTGGTCTCATAGCCCAGATGACACTGCGAGGACTCGCAAAGGCAGGTGCATGGCTCGGACCTGTGAAAATTATGGGGCCCGCCCGAGTCGAAATAGCGGGAAAGGACCCTCAAGGAGCGCGTAGTACTGGACTGTAA
- a CDS encoding NusG domain II-containing protein produces the protein MLKKGDIILISIFIILALCGFALSSIKTASGRGNRVVIKVDGKEYARLSLSYPSQSKTLLVKTRDSHGKDSYNLVEIQNQRVRIKDADCPGKMCVKTGWISKPGQTIVCAPHKVVVMVESDFIQQRDEPDLVAY, from the coding sequence GTGCTGAAAAAGGGCGACATCATACTTATTTCGATATTCATTATTCTAGCCTTGTGCGGATTTGCCCTTTCATCCATAAAAACGGCTAGCGGCCGGGGGAACCGAGTGGTGATAAAAGTCGATGGCAAGGAATATGCTAGGCTATCTCTAAGTTATCCATCGCAGTCCAAGACTCTGCTGGTGAAGACCCGTGATTCCCATGGCAAAGATTCGTATAACCTGGTGGAGATCCAAAATCAGCGTGTCCGGATAAAGGATGCAGACTGTCCAGGCAAGATGTGTGTCAAAACGGGATGGATCTCAAAGCCGGGGCAGACTATAGTATGTGCGCCACACAAGGTGGTTGTCATGGTAGAATCTGATTTCATCCAACAGAGGGATGAGCCTGACCTTGTGGCCTATTGA
- the rpoD gene encoding RNA polymerase sigma factor RpoD yields MSVSEEGGRKVAKHPERDIPEVKQLLETGLKKGSLTYQEVMDSLHKVDLTPEQIDDIYELLAEKGIDIVPEPNEPGEVVEPDAAEIEAIEHQDGGAHEPIEIDLTAPEGIATDDPVRMYLKEIGRVPLLTPEEEIELAKRIEKGDEEAKRKLAEANLRLVVSIAKRYVGRGMLFLDLIQEGNLGLIKAVEKFDYRKGYKFSTYATWWIRQAITRAIADQARTIRIPVHMVETINKLIRVQRQLLQELGREPTPEEIAAEMGISADRVREITKVAQEPVSLETPIGEEEDSHLGDFIEDEDAPAPAEAASHLLLREQLEGVLDSLTPREERVLRLRFGLDDGRSRTLEEVGQVFGVTRERIRQIEAKALRKLRHPSRSKKLKDFLE; encoded by the coding sequence ATTTCGGTGTCAGAGGAAGGGGGGAGAAAAGTGGCGAAGCATCCAGAACGCGATATTCCCGAGGTAAAGCAACTGTTAGAGACAGGATTGAAGAAAGGCAGCCTCACTTACCAAGAGGTCATGGATTCATTGCATAAGGTTGATCTTACGCCCGAACAGATTGATGATATATATGAGTTGCTGGCAGAAAAGGGCATAGATATAGTGCCTGAGCCAAATGAACCTGGTGAGGTTGTCGAACCCGATGCTGCAGAGATAGAAGCTATAGAGCACCAGGATGGAGGGGCGCATGAACCTATAGAGATTGACTTGACTGCGCCTGAAGGTATCGCCACCGATGACCCCGTCCGGATGTACCTCAAGGAAATCGGGAGAGTTCCTCTCCTTACGCCTGAGGAGGAAATCGAGCTTGCAAAGAGGATCGAAAAAGGGGATGAGGAGGCCAAGCGTAAGCTTGCCGAGGCAAATCTCAGGTTGGTGGTAAGTATCGCCAAACGTTATGTGGGGCGCGGGATGCTTTTTTTGGACCTCATCCAGGAAGGAAATTTAGGGTTGATCAAGGCTGTCGAAAAATTCGATTACCGGAAAGGGTATAAGTTTAGTACTTATGCTACATGGTGGATCAGGCAGGCCATTACCCGCGCCATCGCGGACCAGGCTCGCACCATTCGTATTCCGGTTCACATGGTGGAGACCATAAACAAGCTAATTCGCGTGCAGCGTCAACTCCTGCAGGAACTCGGCCGGGAACCCACCCCAGAGGAGATCGCTGCCGAGATGGGAATTAGTGCCGATAGGGTGAGGGAGATCACAAAAGTCGCGCAGGAACCTGTCTCCCTCGAGACTCCCATCGGGGAAGAAGAAGACAGCCATCTGGGAGATTTTATTGAAGACGAGGATGCGCCTGCCCCCGCTGAGGCTGCATCGCACCTTCTGTTGCGGGAACAGCTCGAAGGTGTCTTAGATAGCCTCACCCCCAGGGAGGAGAGAGTCCTCCGCCTGAGGTTCGGCCTAGATGACGGGAGATCGAGGACCCTCGAAGAGGTAGGGCAGGTGTTTGGCGTTACCCGTGAACGCATAAGGCAGATCGAGGCGAAGGCATTGCGGAAGTTGAGACACCCCAGCAGGAGCAAGAAACTCAAGGACTTCCTCGAATAA